The genomic interval TCTTAGAAAGCTAGGATTTTCTGACTTTTTAGTTGAGGAATTTAAGAATTTAAAACTAATAAATTGTTATGATTTATATGATGATATCCATGATACTTATGGATTAATAAATTCACTTCCTAAAAAGCTTCATGTAAGATTAGCAGGATTATTCTATAAAGTTTTTAATTCTGAAAATGCAGTTGAGAAGTGCAGAACTATATTAAAGAAACTTAAATATGATAATAATACAATCAATGATACTTGCAACTTAGTAGAAAATATAAATAATATTTCATGTAATATGACAAGAAAAAAACTAAAACTACTTATAAATTCAGTTGGAACTGAAAATATCTTTGATTTATTAGATTTACAAAAATCATATCTATCTTACATGGATGAATATGATACTGAATGTATAGATATATTAAAAAACAGAGTTTCTGATATATTAGCTTCAAAAGAACCCATATTTATTAAGGACTTAGCCATAACAGGAAATGACTTAATTACCGAACTTAATTTTAAACCTGGAAAAAATATAGGTGTTATATTAAATTTTCTTCTTGAAAATGTAATGCAAACACCAGAGTTAAACAATAAGGAAGACTTACTAAACCTTAGTAAGCAATTTTATTCATATAATTAAATTTATCTACTCTAAAACTTTGAAAACATGTGCTTTAACTTTAAGGCGCCTGACACCATAAGCAAGTTTAATCCTAAACATAGAAAATATTAAGTATTTGTATTGAAATAACTTTTTATAATATAAAACTTACAAACATAATGAAGAGAATATCTAGATAAGCTTTAGAATTTAAATTATTACGGAGAAGATATTACGTTAAAAAGCTGAGACTGTTCGAAGCGTAGCAAGTTTCGAAGCTTTAGTAATATCTTCGTAGTAATAATTATAAATTCTTAGCGCAATCTAGTAATTCTCGGAATATGTTTGTAAGTTTTATTATATTTTTAATTCTTTTTCAAGATAGAAGGAATACAGATAAGCTTCCTTAACTTCTTCCCCTAAAATTTTATTTAATGTGTCTTTATATAAATTAATTTGAATTTTATATTTATTTATGAAGTCTTCTTCCTCTCCCTCTTTAACATAATCAGTTTTATAATCTAAAAGAACATATCCATCCTCTTCCTCAAAGAAGGCATCTATAATACCCTGTAATCTTACTTTTTCCTCTCCATAGATTTTAGGATCAAGATTTTTTTCTATAATACTACTTGGAATCTCAGTTATAAAAGGTAATTCTCTATATACCTTTTTACCAGATTTATATGAGTTTAACATTCTCTGACCTAAATCACTTTTAAAGAATTTCTGTATTTTAAATACATTTACCACTTTTCCTTCTTCTTCTGTTAAAAGTTCTTTTTTAACCATTTTAAGAACTTCTTCTCTTATTTCATCTATATAAGTTACCTTATCTAAATCAATATGTTGCATTACAAAGTGAGTTATAGTCCCCTTCTTAGCTGCTGAGAATTCTTCCTGTCTTTCCTCCATAAATCTTGGTTTTCTTTTTATTTTTTCTTTTTTATTTTCTTCATTACTTTCATTATCAATAATATTATAACTTTCTTGCATAAACTCTTCTTCTTGATGAGCTCTCTTTAATTCAGTTACAGAAATATTTGAAGGAGTATTACAAGACTCTATATATTTATATTTAAAGCCTAGTCTATCTCTTATTTCTATAACTTCTTTTATATCTTTTTTAGATTCAATCCAATTATTACTTTCAAAAATATCAATATTATTTTTTTCTTTTTTATTGTTATTTGTTTCTAAAAGCTCACTTCTGTCCCAGCTTTTAAAACTCCAATTAGATTTATCATCTAAATTTAAAGTTATATCTCCATTACCAATATTTCTTATGGCATCTCCATCTTTATGTTTTGTTAAAGCCATGCAAATCCAATCTAAATAACTCTTTCCCTTTAAAACATTTCCAGGATTTATTCTATTATCCCCTGAAGAAGCTGAAGCTTTGCACCAATTTTCACAAGACTTTTCTAAGTCTGATACAGCACCAGTTATAATTAATTTTTCCTTAGCTCTTGTAAAGGCAACATAAAGTATCCTCATTTCTTCTGATAAAACTTCTAATTCACATTTTTTCTTTATAGCATGCTTTTGAAGAGTATCATACTTTATTCTCTTCTTAACATCTATACAATTTGTTCCTATACCTAAGGTTTCATGAAGTAGTATATCTTCTCTTAAGTCCATCTTGTTAAATTGCTTTCCTGTTCCACCTAATATAACAACTGGGAATTCTAGACCTTTACTCTTGTGAATACTCATTATCCTTACAACATTCTCATTTTCTCCAAGAATCTTTGCACTTCCCATATCTCCAGAAGACTTTTTAAGTTTATTTATGAAGTTTATAAAATTAAATAATCCCTTAAAACTAGTTGATTCATATTGCTTTGCTCTTTGGAATAGTATTCTTAAATTTGCTTGACGTTGAACTCCATTTGGCATTGTTCCAACATACCCATAGTATGATGTATCAGAATATAAGAACCAAATAAATTCATCTATTGGCATATAAGCTGCCTTTTCTCTCCACTTATTTAAATAGTCTAGGAAGTACTTACACTTTCCTTTTAAATCTTTAGATATACTTTCATCATAAGTTCCATCTACAACTTCCTTTATTATTTCAAAGAAGTATTTATCTCTATTTAATAATCTTAAATCTGCAAATTCTTCAGATGTAAATGAAAATATTGGTGAACGTAAAGCAGATAGTATATAAATATCCTGCATTGGATTATCTATTATGTGTAATAAGGCTAATATAGTTCTAATTTCAATAGTTTGAAAATATCCTGTTCCTGTGTCAGCATAAACAGGTATTCCATAGGTTCCTAACTCATCAACAAAGGTTTCTGCCCAATTTTTAGTTGCTCTAAGCAGGATAACAATATCCTTGTATTTAATCTTTCTATATTTTCCTAAATCCTTATCAAAAACCATATAGTGACTTCCATCTTCAGGATTCATTAGCTCCTTAATCTTTTTGCCAATTATTCTAGCTTCTAACTGTATGCTATCTAAATCTTCTTCCTCTTCTCCTAGTTCATCCTCATTGCTATAATCCTTGTTACCTGCTTTATTTAATATGTTTAGCTCTATATCACCAGCTACCTTTAGATTTTCTATTTCATCTATATATTCTTTCTCTACATTTTCCTCATTTAACTCCCCATAGGATGCCCCTAGGTTTAAAGCCTCTTTTTCATCATATTCAAGCTCTCCTACAGTATTGCTCATTAATGTTTTAAAGATATAGTTTACTCCATTTATAATTTCTTCTCTGCTTCTAAAGTTTTTATAAAGCATTATTTTTCTATTAGAATCTTCAAACTCTCTATAATTAATATATTTCTCTAAGAAAAGTTCTGGATTTGCCTGTCTAAACTTATATATACTTTGTTTAACATCTCCAACCATAAATACA from Clostridium perfringens carries:
- the addA gene encoding helicase-exonuclease AddAB subunit AddA; the encoded protein is MGTKWTEEQELAINTRKCNLLVAAAAGSGKTAVLVERIIKMITEGENPVDIDKLLVVTFTNAAASEMRERIGDAISKALEKDPSSEVLQRQLALLNRASITTMHSFCLEVIKNNFHLIDLDPGFRIGDQTECELIKQDILADLFEDMYAKDDDCFKDLVEAYGGSKSDDNLNSIILKFYNFIMSGPWPEAWLNDKVEEFNINSIEELEGKKWIEVLKESIILDLNNAYSMLTQARDIAEMGGGLEPYLVNIYPEIIQVEELRIALSEGIVKFYNKLMGASFGRLKSVRKASVDDERALEKTKSLRDESKKIIENLRDNVFETSLEEAVLGMKKMYPLMKCLSGLIIEFSNRYRDKKREKDILDFNDLEHLCLEILIDKDEDGNIKPSQVALEFKDKFEEVLVDEYQDSNTIQETIVGMVSRRDVENPNVFMVGDVKQSIYKFRQANPELFLEKYINYREFEDSNRKIMLYKNFRSREEIINGVNYIFKTLMSNTVGELEYDEKEALNLGASYGELNEENVEKEYIDEIENLKVAGDIELNILNKAGNKDYSNEDELGEEEEDLDSIQLEARIIGKKIKELMNPEDGSHYMVFDKDLGKYRKIKYKDIVILLRATKNWAETFVDELGTYGIPVYADTGTGYFQTIEIRTILALLHIIDNPMQDIYILSALRSPIFSFTSEEFADLRLLNRDKYFFEIIKEVVDGTYDESISKDLKGKCKYFLDYLNKWREKAAYMPIDEFIWFLYSDTSYYGYVGTMPNGVQRQANLRILFQRAKQYESTSFKGLFNFINFINKLKKSSGDMGSAKILGENENVVRIMSIHKSKGLEFPVVILGGTGKQFNKMDLREDILLHETLGIGTNCIDVKKRIKYDTLQKHAIKKKCELEVLSEEMRILYVAFTRAKEKLIITGAVSDLEKSCENWCKASASSGDNRINPGNVLKGKSYLDWICMALTKHKDGDAIRNIGNGDITLNLDDKSNWSFKSWDRSELLETNNNKKEKNNIDIFESNNWIESKKDIKEVIEIRDRLGFKYKYIESCNTPSNISVTELKRAHQEEEFMQESYNIIDNESNEENKKEKIKRKPRFMEERQEEFSAAKKGTITHFVMQHIDLDKVTYIDEIREEVLKMVKKELLTEEEGKVVNVFKIQKFFKSDLGQRMLNSYKSGKKVYRELPFITEIPSSIIEKNLDPKIYGEEKVRLQGIIDAFFEEEDGYVLLDYKTDYVKEGEEEDFINKYKIQINLYKDTLNKILGEEVKEAYLYSFYLEKELKI